GCGGCCGGCGCGACTGGCCTTGCGGGACGTCCTGCCCATCCATTATTTGGACAACCACGCCCGAGGCGACGGCGCGGCCGCGCTGAACGCGGTCCGGCGCAGCATCCTCTCTCGCCTGGCGCTTCAGCATTGGACTCCCGGACGACTGCCCGAGGAGGGGGCCTTGGCCCTGGCGCTGATCGACGACGAGGGCCGGCTGCCCGTCGTCCGTCGCCCCGACGCCCGCGGCCGGCGCCTGTTGCTGAACGGGCACCACCGCGTCGGGGCCCTGGTGAGCTTGGCGGCCGATGGACTGTTGCCGGAGCAGACCTTGGAGCGGATTCCCTTCCACGAGGCCTCCGAGATCGCTCCCGAGGCCCTGATCCGCCGCGCCCTGGCGCGCGCCTCGCTGCCCAATCCGAATCACGCGGTGAATTGGCGCGAACTCTTGGCCTTCGACCCGGCGACGCGCGAGTGGCTGGACCGCCGGGGCGGGGGAGGGGACCTGGTCGCGTGGCTGCGCGAGGTGTGCACCGCCCCCCGCGGGCGGCGGGCCTCCGAACCCGAGGAATGACCGAGGTCCCCGTTCCAGCCCAACAATCCTCCTTGTAGGCCCCGAGAATAGGCTCTATATTTCCCGGTCATGAGCGATCTTTCCCCCTTCAGCCCCGAACACGAACTGTTCCGCAAAACCGTCCGCGACTTCGCCGAGAAGGACCTGCTGCCCCACAAGGAAGAGTGGGAGCGGGCCCGCGGCTTTCCCCGGGAGGTCTTCAAGCAGGCCGGCGACTTGGGCATCCTGGGGGTCTGCTTTCCCGAAGAGGTCGGCGGCAGCGCGGGGGACTGGTGGTTCAAGGTGGTGTTCTGCGAGGAGATCGTCCGCTGCAAGATGGCGGGCCTCGCGATGGACTTGATGGTGCAGGCGGACATCGCGACGCCGATCCTCTCGTTCCTGGGAACCGAGGAGCAGAAGAAGGAATTTTTGATCCCCGCCTTGAAGGGCGAAAAGATCGCGGCCCTCGGCATCACCGAGCCGGGCTGCGGCTCGGACGTCGCCAACATCTCCACCCGCGCGGTCAGCGACGGGGACGACTACGTGATCAGCGGTGCCAAGACCTACATCACCAACGGCGGGCGCGCCGACTTCATCACCTTGGCGGTGCGCACCGGCGGGCCGGGCTACCAGGGCATCAGCCTCGTCACCTTTCCCACCGACGCCAAGGGATTCGCGGTCGGCAAGAAGCTCGAGAAGCTGGGCAACCACTCCTCCGACACGGCGCTTTTGTTCTTCGAGAATTGCCGCATTCCGAAACGCTACGTGATCGGCGAGGAGAACCAGGGCTTCCTCTACATCATGAAAAACTTCCAGGGCGAGCGCCTCGTCGCGGCGATCACCTGCGTGTCCGGCTCCGAGCTGACGCTGAACGAGACGGTCCAGTATTGCCGCGAGCGCCAGGCCTTCGGGAAGCGGGTCATCGACTACCAAGTCTGGCAGCACAAGTTCGCCGAGCTGGCCACCCAGCTGGAGGCGGCGAAACGGCTCAATTACCATGCGGTGAGTCTCTTCCAAGCGGGGGTCGAATGCAGCAAGGAGATCTCGATGGCAAAACTCTTCG
The genomic region above belongs to Deltaproteobacteria bacterium PRO3 and contains:
- a CDS encoding acyl-CoA dehydrogenase; amino-acid sequence: MSDLSPFSPEHELFRKTVRDFAEKDLLPHKEEWERARGFPREVFKQAGDLGILGVCFPEEVGGSAGDWWFKVVFCEEIVRCKMAGLAMDLMVQADIATPILSFLGTEEQKKEFLIPALKGEKIAALGITEPGCGSDVANISTRAVSDGDDYVISGAKTYITNGGRADFITLAVRTGGPGYQGISLVTFPTDAKGFAVGKKLEKLGNHSSDTALLFFENCRIPKRYVIGEENQGFLYIMKNFQGERLVAAITCVSGSELTLNETVQYCRERQAFGKRVIDYQVWQHKFAELATQLEAAKRLNYHAVSLFQAGVECSKEISMAKLFAGDLAQRVAYDCLQAHGGAGYMEEYDLARFTRDIRLMTIGGGSSEIMKEIIVKRMKWAK